A genomic segment from Nicotiana tabacum cultivar K326 chromosome 7, ASM71507v2, whole genome shotgun sequence encodes:
- the LOC107814193 gene encoding ras-related protein RABA2a, which translates to MARRAEEEYDYLFKIVLIGDSGVGKSNLLSRFTRNEFLLESKSTIGVEFATRTLQVEGRTVKAQIWDTAGQERYRAITSAYYRGALGALLVYDVTKPTTFENVSRWLKELRDHADSNIVIMLIGNKTDLKHLRAVDTEDAQSFAEKEGLSFIETSALEATNVEKAFQTILSEIYRIISKKPLSSEEPATANIKEGKTLVVGAEEPAPKKACCSSS; encoded by the exons ATGGCGAGAAGAGCGGAAGAGGAGTACGATTACTTGTTTAAAATTGTATTAATCGGCGATTCAGGAGTTGGCAAATCCAACTTGCTTTCTCGATTCACCAGAAATGAGTTCCTTTTAGAGTCCAAATCCACTATTGGCGTTGAATTCGCTACTCGTACTCTTCAG GTTGAGGGAAGGACCGTCAAGGCTCAGATCTGGGACACAGCTGGACAGGAAAGATACAGAGCCATTACAAGTGCTTACTATAGGGGTGCTCTTGGGGCTCTTCTGGTATATGATGTGACAAAACCAACTACCTTCGAGAATGTTAGTCGGTGGTTGAAGGAACTGAGGGATCATGCAGATTCGAACATTGTGATTATGCTCATTGGAAACAAGACGGATCTGAAGCATCTTCGAGCTGTTGATACAGAGGATGCTCAAAGCTTTGCTGAAAAAGAAGGCCTTTCTTTCATTGAAACATCTGCATTGGAGGCAACAAATGTAGAGAAGGCTTTCCAGACGATTCTTTCAGAAATCTATCGGATAATCAGTAAGAAGCCACTTTCTTCCGAGGAGCCAGCAACTGCTAACATCAAAGAAGGGAAGACTCTTGTTGTTGGGGCAGAGGAGCCTGCCCCCAAGAAGGCATGTTGCTCTTCATCTTGA